A portion of the Fulvia fulva chromosome 1, complete sequence genome contains these proteins:
- a CDS encoding Glucose-induced degradation protein 4 — translation MPTPSEDTIQPTEIVDATPSSQNGFMSCPPEEQREPRAPRDGPIERVDTPHPASLDDHTTIHDHGSDFAASEPMPGRDATSGTHDVMETEHRPPKGEHIEDAGILVEPPSPTVGSPDVPSDSDTKLAQSMSTAAISPATPPPQYLRFPELDQNRQTSPSSTTSFLRPGSKFRGTQQSDRQVYDVQVEIKDVDLAESFLCGYLRIQGLTDDHPTLTTFFEGEIIGPKYLFKTTHTSWGSSEKVDLQHWARFPAWRPLAKSAKSPNFTLKNYQQREHLFMRWKEYFLVPDHRVKTITGASFEGFYYICFNQASGSVSGIYFHAKSEKYQQLELKHVEDRGCMPAMEFR, via the exons ATGCCGACTCCCAGTGAAGACACAATCCAGCCCACCGAGATCGTAGATGCCACCCCGTCCTCGCAGAATGGCTTCATGAGCTGTCCACCTGAAGAACAAAGAGAGCCTCGTGCGCCTCGCGATGGACCAATAGAACGAGTCGACACGCCTCATCCCGCATCGCTCGACGATCACACAACGATCCATGACCATGGCTCAGACTTCGCGGCATCGGAACCAATGCCAGGTCGCGACGCTACCTCCGGCACACACGACGTGATGGAAACAGAACACAGGCCTCCCAAGGGAGAGCACATAGAAGATGCTGGCATACTGGTGGAACCACCGAGTCCAACCGTGGGATCGCCAGATGTGCCTAGCGACAGCGATACCAAACTGGCACAATCTATGTCAACAGCAGCCATATCGCCTGCGACACCTCCACCGCAATATCTGCGCTTTCCAGAGTTGGACCAAAACAGG CAAACATCGCCGAGTTCGACCACGTCATTTCTCCGTCCAGGGAGCAAATTCCGAGGAACGCAACAGTCTGACCGACAGGTCTACGATGTGCAAGTCGAGATCAAGGACGTGGACTTAGCCGAGTCGTTCTTGTGTGGCTATCTACGGATACAAG GCCTGACTGACGACCACCCGACACTCACGACTTTCTTCGAAGGCGAGATCATTGGCCCAAAATACCTCTTCAAGACCACCCACACGTCCTGGGGCAGCAGCGAGAAGGTCGACTTACAGCACTGGGCACGATTTCCAGCATGGCGGCCGCTCGCAAAGTCTGCCAAAAGTCCAAATTTCACTCTGAAGAATTATCAGCAGAGGGAGCACCTATTTATGCGCTGGAAAGAATACTTCCTCGTACCTGACCATCGGGTCAAAACGATCACGGGCGCGAGTTTCGAGGGCTTCTACTACATCTGCTTTAACCAGGCTTCGGGGTCTGTGAGCGGGATATATTTCCACGCTAAAAGCGAAAAGTATCAACAGCTTGAACTCAAGCATGTCGAGGACAGAGGTTGCATGCCGGCGATGGAGTTCCGATGA